In Hemiscyllium ocellatum isolate sHemOce1 chromosome 2, sHemOce1.pat.X.cur, whole genome shotgun sequence, a single window of DNA contains:
- the LOC132828488 gene encoding relaxin-3-like, with amino-acid sequence MKCLVCVLIINLLLTSFPVSGIKLCGQELIRAIVYACGASRWARLLDDQNDPFQISADKDYSKEMDSMRNLQRIFGSDRNQETEPSYANQVFDKYNNQYDQAPGDFREYIRQIDGGSNKDHAFASTLVQHQPWARFIRKKRDASTDLATKCCTEGCTNQEISTFC; translated from the exons ATGAAGTGCCTGGTGTGTGTTCTGATCATCAACCTGTTGCTGACCTCCTTTCCCGTTTCTGGAATCAAGCTGTGCGGCCAAGAGTTAATCCGAGCGATCGTTTATGCCTGTGGGGCTTCTCGCTGGGCGAGGCTTCTGGATGACCAGAACG ATCCTTTCCAGATCTCAGCTGATAAAGATTACTCCAAGGAGATGGACAGCATGAGAAATCTTCAAAGAATCTTTGGCAGTGACAGAAACCAGGAAACCGAGCCATCTTATGCTAATCAAGTGTTTGACAAGTACAACAACCAGTATGATCAGGCACCAGGGGATTTCCGTGAGTACATTCGCCAGATTGATGGAGGCAGCAATAAAGACCACGCTTTTGCATCAACACTGGTGCAGCATCAACCGTGGGCCAGATTCATCAGGAAGAAAAGGGATGCATCAACAGACTTGGCAACCAAATGCTGCACTGAAGGCTGCACCAATCAAGAGATCAGCACATTCTGCTGA